The DNA sequence AGCACCTGCTGGGCCGCACCGTGATGCGGCGCGCGCTCACGCTGGGCGTACTGGCGGCCTTCGCGGCGGGCACCTGGGGCGTGAGCCGGGTGCTGCCCTCGGGCTTTATCCCGACCGAGGACCAGGGCATGATTTACGTGAACGTGACGACCCCCGCCGGGGCTACCGTGGAGCGCACCGAGGCCGTAATGGCCCAGGTGCAGCGCATTGCCCAGAAACTGGGCCCCGTAGAGTCGGTGTCGACGCTGGCCGGCTACAGCCTCATCAGTGAGGTGGCGGGCAGCAGCTACGGCATGGCCATGATTAACCTCAAGCCCTGGGACCAGCGCAAGCAGTCGGTACCCGAGCTGATTCAGGAGCTGGAAGCCAAGACCAAGGGCATTGCCGATGCCGACATTCAGTTTCTGCCCCCGCCCACGGTGCCGGGCTTCGGCAACAGCAGCGGCTTCGAGCTGCGCCTGCTCGACAAGTCGGGCACCGGCGACTTGCAGAAGACTGCCGCGGCCTCCAAAACCTTTCTGGCGGCGCTGGATAAATCGCCGGCCATCAGCGGGGCTTTCACGGGCTTCGACCCCAACTTTCCGCAGTACCTCATTCACGTGGACCAGGACATGGCCGCCAAAAAGGGCGTGACCGTGGACCAGGCCATGAGCACCCTGCAAACGCTGCTGGGCAGCTACTACGCCAGCAACTTCATCCGCTTTGGGCAGATGTACAAGGTGATGGTGCAGGCCGGCCCGCAGTACCGCAGCCGGCCCGACGACCTGCTGGCCCTGCACGTGAAAAACAACCGCGGCGAGCTGGTACCGTTCTCGACTTTCGTGCGCCTGGAGCGCGTGTTTGGCCCCGACCAGCTCACGCGCTACAACATGTACAACTCGGCCATGATAACCGGCGATGCGGCCCCCGGCTATAGCTCGGGCCAGGCTATCGAGGCCATTAAGGCGGTAGCCGCCAAGACATTGCCCAAGGGCTTCACCTACGAGTGGAGCGGCATGACGCGCGAGCAAATCCTGAGCGGCGACCAGGCACTGTACGTGTTCGGCATCGTGCTGATATTCGTTTACTTGCTGCTGGCCGCGCAGTACGAAAGCCTGCTGCTGCCGCTGCCTGTGCTGCTGAGCCTGCCCACCGGCATCTTCGGGGCCTTCCTGGCACTAAAGCTGTTGGGCCTGGAAAACAACATTTACGCGCAGGTGGCGCTGGTCATGCTCATCGGCCTGCTGGGCAAAAACGCCATTCTCATCATCGAGTTTGCCGAGCAGCGCCGCCGCGCCGGGGCCACCGTGGTGGAGGCCGCCATTCAGGGGGCCGTAGCCCGCCTGCGGCCCATTCTGATGACCTCGTTTGCCTTCATCTCGGGGCTCATTCCGCTGGTTATCGCCAGTGGGGCCGGCGCCCTGGGTAACCGCTCTATTGGCACGGCGGCGGCGGGCGGCATGCTGCTGGGCACGGTGTTCGGCCTGGTGCTTATTCCGGGCCTCTACGTGCTGTTTGCCAGCTTCGAGAAGGTAAAAAACCTGGACTCGAATGAGGACGACGAAGTGCCAGTGCCCACAGAGCCGGCGGCAACGCCGGAGCTGGTGGCGCATTAAGGCATTGTTCAACAAAGCGCCTCATCCCCCGGCCCCCTCTCCGAAAAGGAGAGGGGGGAGCCGAACGATAGCAGATAATCAGTAATCAATTGGTTATCAAAATTTTATAAAAAACACGTGTCGCTCCGCCGTGGCCCCCCCTCTCCTTTTCGGAGAGGGGGCCGGCCCCAAAGGGGTCCCGTGAGGCGTCCCGCCAGCACGAAAAAACCCATGCGCTTTCTCGCTTCTATAGCTTCCAGCTTCCTCCTCCTAAGCCTGGCCGCCGGCTGCCGCGTAGCCGCGCCCGCCG is a window from the Hymenobacter nivis genome containing:
- a CDS encoding efflux RND transporter permease subunit gives rise to the protein MFDIFIRRPILSLVISVFLVLLGGLALFTLPITQFPDIVPPSVIVTAKYTGANAEVCAKAVATPLERAINGVPGMTYMSSVSSNNGVTLITIFFEVGTDPDLAAVGVQNRVTTILDELPEEVIKAGVTTEKEVNSMLLYLNITSDDKDVGEKFIYNFADINVLQELKRINGVGFAEIMGSREYSMRVWLKPDRMMAYEVGTDEVVQAIRAQNVEAAPGKAGESSGAGQAQAMQYVLRYTGKLFEPDQYRNIVIRANPDGSVLRLKEVADIEFGSLTYGMSSKTDGQPSAAIMLKQRPGSNASEVIAGVKARMAELQKSNFPPGMKYSIAYDVSRFLDASIHEVLRTLLEAFILVFVVVYLFLQDFRSTLIPALAVPVALIGALFFMKLFGFSINLLTLFALVLAIGIVVDDAIVVVEAVHANMQTKHLPPRAATFAAMHEISSSLIAITLVMASVFIPVSFMDGPVGVFYRQFSLTLAIAIVISGVNALTLTPALCALLLRHDASEAGQGKGLKARFFGAFNRKFEALTNRYEHLLGRTVMRRALTLGVLAAFAAGTWGVSRVLPSGFIPTEDQGMIYVNVTTPAGATVERTEAVMAQVQRIAQKLGPVESVSTLAGYSLISEVAGSSYGMAMINLKPWDQRKQSVPELIQELEAKTKGIADADIQFLPPPTVPGFGNSSGFELRLLDKSGTGDLQKTAAASKTFLAALDKSPAISGAFTGFDPNFPQYLIHVDQDMAAKKGVTVDQAMSTLQTLLGSYYASNFIRFGQMYKVMVQAGPQYRSRPDDLLALHVKNNRGELVPFSTFVRLERVFGPDQLTRYNMYNSAMITGDAAPGYSSGQAIEAIKAVAAKTLPKGFTYEWSGMTREQILSGDQALYVFGIVLIFVYLLLAAQYESLLLPLPVLLSLPTGIFGAFLALKLLGLENNIYAQVALVMLIGLLGKNAILIIEFAEQRRRAGATVVEAAIQGAVARLRPILMTSFAFISGLIPLVIASGAGALGNRSIGTAAAGGMLLGTVFGLVLIPGLYVLFASFEKVKNLDSNEDDEVPVPTEPAATPELVAH